In a genomic window of Deltaproteobacteria bacterium:
- the pckA gene encoding phosphoenolpyruvate carboxykinase (ATP), whose protein sequence is MGRVKTRARAKPAKTNCRHAANYVIERAGEWNWVASRPENPSSLPEGASRVPRYDLSLHGIVNVGHEYWNLGTPALYEQVVRHREGIIAHRGPIVVRTGGHTGRSPNDKFVVREASTQGEVWWGDVNKAFDEHRFESLFHRMTAYLQGKDLFVQDCRAGAHPDHRAYIRVITETAWHSLFARNMFIQCRGEELENFEPDYTIINAPNFHAKPDVDGTRSETFIILNFAKKLILIGGTSYAGEIKKSVFTLLNYLLPTKGVMPMHCSANRGPDGDTALFFGLSGTGKTTLSADPRRDLIGDDEHGWAPDGIFNFEGGCYAKVIKLSKESEPEIYQTTRTFGTILENVGFADPNTRRLNLEDDSLTENTRAAYPLTHIPHALIGGVYEHPKNILMLACDAFGVMPPISRLTTGQAMYHFLSGYTAKVAGTEKGLGKEPQATFSTCFGAPFMVHHPTTYALLLKRYIETHDTHCWLVNTGWSGGPYGEGKRMKIEHTRALVNFALDGSLAAVPTRVDPTFGFEVPLEVPGVPKDVLDPRATWKDPEAYDRKARDLAGRFIKNYEQFSGEIADSVAQYGPAAK, encoded by the coding sequence ATGGGGCGTGTCAAAACGCGCGCCCGCGCGAAACCGGCGAAAACGAATTGTCGGCACGCGGCGAACTATGTTATTGAACGGGCGGGCGAATGGAATTGGGTCGCGTCTCGCCCGGAAAATCCTTCCTCTCTACCCGAAGGGGCTAGCCGCGTGCCTCGCTACGATCTGAGCCTTCACGGCATCGTCAACGTCGGTCATGAATACTGGAACCTCGGCACCCCCGCGCTCTACGAGCAGGTGGTGCGGCACCGCGAAGGCATCATCGCGCACAGGGGGCCGATCGTCGTACGCACGGGCGGTCACACCGGGCGTTCGCCCAACGACAAATTCGTGGTCCGCGAAGCGTCCACCCAGGGCGAGGTGTGGTGGGGCGACGTCAACAAGGCGTTCGACGAACACCGATTCGAATCGCTCTTCCACCGCATGACCGCGTATCTGCAGGGCAAAGACCTGTTCGTGCAGGATTGCCGGGCGGGCGCGCATCCCGACCACAGGGCCTACATCCGCGTCATCACCGAGACGGCGTGGCACAGCCTCTTCGCGCGCAACATGTTCATCCAGTGCCGGGGCGAGGAGCTCGAAAACTTCGAGCCCGACTACACGATCATCAACGCTCCGAATTTCCACGCGAAACCCGACGTGGACGGCACGCGCAGCGAGACCTTCATCATCCTCAACTTCGCGAAAAAGCTGATCCTGATCGGCGGCACCAGCTACGCCGGCGAGATCAAGAAGAGCGTCTTCACGCTGCTCAATTACCTGCTGCCCACCAAGGGCGTCATGCCGATGCACTGCTCGGCGAATCGCGGCCCGGACGGCGACACGGCGCTCTTCTTCGGGCTCTCGGGCACGGGAAAGACGACCCTCTCGGCGGACCCACGCCGCGATCTGATCGGCGACGACGAACACGGATGGGCACCCGACGGCATCTTCAATTTCGAGGGCGGCTGCTACGCCAAGGTCATCAAGCTCTCGAAGGAATCCGAGCCCGAGATCTACCAGACCACGCGCACGTTCGGCACGATTCTCGAGAATGTCGGCTTCGCCGACCCGAACACGCGCCGTCTGAATCTGGAAGACGATTCGCTGACCGAAAACACGCGCGCGGCTTACCCGCTGACGCACATCCCACACGCGCTCATCGGGGGTGTGTACGAGCACCCCAAGAACATCCTCATGCTCGCGTGCGACGCGTTTGGCGTGATGCCGCCGATCTCGCGCCTCACCACCGGCCAGGCGATGTATCATTTCCTCTCGGGATATACCGCCAAGGTCGCCGGGACCGAAAAGGGGCTCGGCAAGGAACCGCAGGCGACGTTCTCGACCTGTTTCGGCGCGCCCTTCATGGTCCACCACCCCACGACCTACGCGCTGCTGCTGAAGAGATACATCGAAACGCACGACACGCATTGCTGGCTCGTCAATACCGGCTGGTCCGGCGGTCCCTACGGCGAGGGCAAGCGCATGAAAATCGAACACACCCGTGCGCTGGTGAATTTCGCGCTCGACGGCAGCCTCGCGGCGGTCCCGACGCGCGTCGATCCCACGTTCGGATTCGAGGTGCCGCTGGAAGTGCCCGGCGTGCCGAAAGATGTGCTCGATCCGCGCGCCACGTGGAAAGACCCTGAAGCCTACGACCGCAAAGCCCGTGATCTGGCCGGACGTTTCATCAAGAATTACGAACAATTTTCTGGCGAGATCGCCGATTCCGTGGCACAATACGGACCGGCGGCAAAGTGA
- the dctP gene encoding TRAP transporter substrate-binding protein DctP, translating into MKRPVVVFVAVLALCALVAPAYAQTVLKIATLAPEGTDAVKAINAAGQEIATATQNRVKIQVFPGGTQGKDDTILKKMKIGQIDGATFTAGGISSVYRDFQIMSLPLLFRSYDEVDHVRPQIEPVIMAGLEKAGYVPVGNIEVGFAYLMSKSPIKTLGDLKGKKIWVPENDPISKTVFEEMGVPAIPQPISDVFTSLKTGILDTYANPPVGAVTLQWYTESKYVGKKPLIYIYSTLAFAKPRFDKLSPEDQATVRTVFAKHMKALDVSVRKSNDAAMQTLAKQGLQFTDVTPEGDQQMTDVAQKATTKLTSMKEFSPEMVQKVQGILDAYRKSKGQ; encoded by the coding sequence GTGAAAAGACCCGTCGTTGTTTTCGTCGCGGTACTGGCGCTTTGCGCCCTCGTCGCGCCCGCATACGCCCAGACCGTTCTCAAGATCGCGACGCTCGCCCCCGAGGGCACCGACGCCGTGAAGGCCATCAACGCCGCGGGACAGGAGATCGCCACCGCCACGCAGAACCGCGTGAAGATCCAGGTGTTTCCCGGCGGCACGCAGGGCAAGGACGACACGATTCTGAAGAAGATGAAGATCGGCCAGATCGACGGTGCGACGTTCACGGCGGGCGGCATCTCGTCGGTCTATCGCGATTTCCAGATCATGAGCCTGCCGCTTCTGTTCCGCTCCTACGACGAGGTCGATCACGTCCGTCCGCAGATCGAGCCGGTCATCATGGCGGGACTCGAAAAAGCGGGCTACGTCCCGGTCGGCAATATCGAGGTGGGCTTCGCCTACCTGATGTCGAAGTCGCCAATCAAAACGCTTGGCGATCTGAAGGGCAAAAAAATCTGGGTCCCGGAAAATGACCCGATCAGCAAGACGGTCTTCGAGGAGATGGGCGTGCCGGCGATCCCTCAGCCGATTTCCGACGTGTTCACGAGCCTCAAGACCGGCATTCTCGACACCTACGCCAACCCGCCCGTCGGCGCGGTGACGTTGCAGTGGTACACGGAATCGAAATACGTCGGCAAAAAGCCGCTCATCTACATCTACAGCACGCTGGCCTTCGCCAAGCCACGATTCGACAAGCTCTCGCCCGAGGATCAGGCGACCGTGCGCACGGTCTTCGCCAAGCACATGAAGGCGCTGGACGTCAGTGTGCGCAAGTCGAACGATGCGGCGATGCAGACGCTCGCCAAGCAGGGACTGCAATTCACGGACGTCACGCCCGAGGGCGATCAGCAGATGACCGATGTCGCGCAGAAAGCTACGACGAAGCTGACGTCGATGAAGGAATTCTCACCGGAGATGGTGCAGAAGGTACAGGGCATCCTCGACGCCTATCGGAAATCCAAAGGCCAGTAA
- a CDS encoding TRAP transporter small permease, with amino-acid sequence MSVTQKKTGLARALAFVHAAEDMILAALLGAMMLLAVGQIVLRNLFDTGFLWADPMLRHLVLWVGLLGAAIATREDKHITVDVVSRFAPPRMRAAIRVATDAFAACVAGLVAYAGTVLIKNEIEFGSKTFLDLPSWTVEIVIPFAFAVISIRYARYAVIHAIEAARPAPADAEPEAGR; translated from the coding sequence TTGAGCGTGACCCAAAAGAAAACGGGCCTCGCGCGCGCGCTCGCATTCGTGCACGCGGCGGAGGACATGATCCTCGCCGCACTGCTCGGCGCGATGATGCTGCTCGCCGTGGGGCAGATCGTCCTGCGCAACCTGTTCGACACCGGCTTCCTGTGGGCCGACCCGATGCTGCGCCACCTGGTGCTGTGGGTTGGCCTGCTCGGTGCGGCCATCGCCACCCGCGAGGACAAGCACATCACCGTCGATGTCGTCTCGCGGTTTGCGCCGCCGCGAATGCGGGCCGCCATCCGTGTGGCCACCGACGCATTCGCGGCTTGTGTGGCCGGTCTGGTCGCCTACGCGGGGACGGTCCTGATCAAAAACGAAATCGAGTTCGGGTCGAAAACGTTTCTCGACCTGCCTTCCTGGACGGTGGAAATCGTGATCCCATTCGCGTTTGCCGTCATTTCGATTCGCTATGCGCGATACGCCGTAATCCACGCGATCGAAGCCGCACGTCCCGCGCCCGCCGACGCAGAGCCGGAGGCGGGCCGCTGA
- a CDS encoding TRAP transporter large permease subunit, giving the protein MPVIILVFALLGAPLFTIIAATALRGFHKSGIDLSAVAIEIYRIADTPVLLAIPLFTFAGYIMGESGAPGRIVRASKALLGWMPGGLPIVALVACAMFTALTGASGVTIVALGALLFPAMASEGYRENFNLGLLTTAGSLGLLFAPSIPLILYGIVAEVSVDHMFLAGILPGLLMITLLAAYAMYQGKVQKIPLQKFTWPEVWAALRGSAWEAPLPLVVFGGIYSGFFAVSEAAAVTAVYVLIVEVFIYREISLRRLPGVMRDSMVLVGGILIILSVSYASTNYLIDAQVPVKLLEFTQQHVSSPLTFLLLLNLFLLVLGCLLDIFSALVIVLPLMLPMADLYGIDRVHLGIIFLANMQIGYCTPPVGMNLFIASFRFERPVVQLYVATIPFLILLLLTVALITYWPSLSLMLVR; this is encoded by the coding sequence ATGCCGGTCATCATTCTCGTCTTCGCCCTGCTTGGCGCGCCGCTATTCACCATCATCGCGGCGACCGCCCTGCGCGGCTTTCACAAGTCGGGGATCGACCTGTCCGCGGTCGCGATCGAGATCTACCGCATTGCCGACACGCCCGTGCTGCTCGCGATCCCGCTCTTCACGTTCGCGGGCTACATCATGGGCGAAAGCGGAGCGCCCGGGCGCATCGTGCGCGCGTCGAAGGCGCTGCTGGGCTGGATGCCCGGCGGTCTGCCGATCGTCGCGCTGGTCGCCTGCGCCATGTTCACCGCGCTCACCGGCGCGTCGGGCGTCACCATCGTCGCCCTCGGGGCGCTGCTTTTCCCCGCGATGGCGAGCGAGGGTTATCGCGAAAACTTCAACCTCGGTTTGCTCACGACGGCGGGGAGCCTGGGCTTGCTGTTCGCGCCGTCGATTCCGCTGATTCTCTACGGCATCGTCGCCGAGGTCAGCGTCGATCACATGTTCCTGGCGGGCATCCTTCCGGGCCTGCTGATGATCACCCTGCTGGCGGCTTACGCGATGTACCAAGGCAAGGTGCAGAAAATCCCCTTGCAGAAATTCACGTGGCCCGAGGTGTGGGCGGCGCTGCGCGGGTCGGCGTGGGAAGCGCCGCTGCCGCTGGTCGTGTTCGGCGGCATCTACAGCGGATTTTTCGCCGTCAGCGAGGCCGCGGCCGTCACGGCCGTCTACGTGCTCATCGTCGAGGTCTTCATCTACCGCGAGATCTCGCTACGCCGCCTGCCGGGCGTCATGCGCGATTCGATGGTCCTCGTCGGCGGCATTCTCATCATTCTCTCCGTTTCATACGCCTCGACGAACTACCTCATCGACGCGCAGGTCCCCGTCAAACTGCTCGAGTTCACGCAACAGCACGTGTCGAGCCCGCTCACGTTCCTGCTGCTGCTCAACCTCTTTCTGCTCGTGCTGGGCTGCCTGCTCGACATCTTCTCGGCGCTCGTCATTGTGCTTCCGCTCATGTTGCCCATGGCCGATCTGTACGGCATCGACCGCGTACACCTGGGCATTATCTTCCTCGCCAACATGCAGATCGGCTATTGCACGCCGCCGGTGGGCATGAACCTGTTCATTGCGTCGTTCCGGTTCGAGCGGCCCGTCGTGCAACTCTACGTGGCGACGATTCCGTTCCTGATCCTGCTGCTGCTCACCGTCGCGCTCATCACGTATTGGCCGTCTCTGTCGCTCATGCTGGTGCGCTGA
- a CDS encoding glycosyltransferase family 39 protein: MTKAIPPPPDESAPTPDRAWIALVAIVAAQALVNAWFTSHMATRLYGDEVGHLQTIMWTWRHGPGQIWGGVYTPLYYLVATALHHVFGPSIQVDIAANIPFHAALVWGAHGIARHLTRSSRAGVVAAILVTTLPLAGGLSRMAMLDFASIGMVAMAFRLLLETQSFSDRRRALAFGVAAGLGTLTRDNFPILLLGPSLVEFVAMICETSPTRRRAKFANLAIAAGVSVAIALTWYGVNFANKIRGGAIRVTLAGNLAGEPIWSWNNAMFYPFTVADIGLGPWLFPIFVVAAIWVFARRSPARAHLAAFFALPWLVFSCLDWKLAHYVAPWACGFAAVMAAGLAAIPRARWRTGAHIAVVGVALAGWLGMATNAIPRDWLNQNGWWANPMGVRWTAFDYQQDLHIGPPRTWESTQIDEVCSRLGDAARGRERPMIVVRFLNVPTGVSDVEHPFAFPLTYTLLRDGANVEIKDVKFETDGRLAMYWASETLRPPEKWIEDAAYLIAPQDFDAPAFLGQGDAWSVAGTYRHLDREYALFERSLLP; this comes from the coding sequence ATGACGAAGGCGATCCCCCCACCACCTGACGAGTCCGCGCCCACGCCGGACCGCGCGTGGATCGCCCTCGTCGCGATCGTCGCCGCGCAGGCGCTTGTCAACGCGTGGTTCACGTCGCACATGGCCACGCGGCTGTACGGTGACGAGGTCGGCCACCTTCAGACGATCATGTGGACGTGGCGGCACGGCCCGGGGCAGATCTGGGGCGGGGTTTATACGCCGCTCTACTACCTCGTCGCCACGGCGCTGCATCACGTCTTCGGGCCGTCGATTCAGGTGGACATCGCCGCGAACATCCCGTTTCACGCGGCGCTCGTGTGGGGCGCGCACGGCATCGCGCGACACCTGACGCGCTCGAGCCGCGCGGGCGTGGTCGCGGCGATTCTCGTCACCACGCTCCCCCTCGCGGGGGGTCTTTCGCGCATGGCGATGCTCGACTTTGCGTCGATCGGCATGGTGGCGATGGCGTTTCGTCTGCTTCTCGAAACGCAGTCCTTTTCCGACCGGCGCCGCGCGCTCGCGTTCGGCGTCGCGGCGGGGCTCGGCACGCTGACGCGCGACAACTTCCCGATTCTGCTGCTGGGGCCGTCGCTCGTCGAATTCGTCGCCATGATCTGCGAGACGAGTCCGACGCGCCGACGCGCGAAGTTCGCGAACCTCGCCATCGCGGCGGGCGTCTCCGTCGCGATTGCGTTGACGTGGTACGGCGTGAACTTCGCGAACAAGATCCGCGGTGGCGCGATTCGCGTCACGCTCGCGGGCAATCTCGCGGGCGAGCCGATCTGGTCGTGGAACAACGCGATGTTCTATCCGTTCACGGTGGCGGACATCGGCCTCGGGCCGTGGCTGTTTCCGATTTTTGTCGTCGCCGCGATCTGGGTTTTCGCGCGGCGAAGTCCCGCGCGGGCGCACCTCGCGGCGTTCTTCGCCCTGCCGTGGCTCGTGTTTTCATGCCTCGACTGGAAACTCGCGCACTACGTCGCCCCGTGGGCGTGCGGATTCGCGGCGGTCATGGCGGCCGGCCTCGCGGCGATTCCTCGCGCGAGATGGCGGACGGGTGCGCACATCGCGGTGGTCGGTGTCGCGCTCGCGGGGTGGCTCGGCATGGCGACGAACGCGATTCCCCGCGACTGGCTTAATCAGAACGGCTGGTGGGCAAACCCGATGGGCGTGCGTTGGACGGCGTTCGACTACCAGCAGGATCTGCACATCGGCCCGCCGCGCACGTGGGAATCGACGCAAATCGACGAAGTGTGCTCGCGGCTCGGCGACGCGGCGCGCGGGCGCGAGCGCCCGATGATCGTGGTGCGTTTCCTGAATGTTCCGACTGGCGTGAGCGACGTGGAGCACCCCTTCGCGTTTCCGCTGACGTATACGCTGCTGCGCGACGGCGCGAACGTCGAGATCAAGGATGTGAAATTCGAGACCGACGGACGCCTCGCGATGTACTGGGCGTCGGAAACGCTGCGCCCGCCCGAGAAGTGGATCGAGGACGCGGCGTATTTGATCGCGCCGCAGGACTTCGACGCACCCGCGTTTTTGGGGCAAGGCGATGCGTGGAGCGTCGCGGGGACGTATCGCCACCTCGACCGGGAGTACGCGCTGTTCGAGCGATCGTTGCTGCCTTGA